Genomic DNA from Selenomonas sp. oral taxon 126:
CAGGAAGAACATGATCCACTGCTCGTAGTTCCCCGTGCGGCGCACCTCGCTCATACGGTCATAGTATTCGATACGGTTTTGCTTCAGGAAATAGGAGATGTAGAGTGCAGGCGTACTCAGGAGATTTTGCTCCATCAGGAAAAGCGTAATCAACAGCCGTCCGATGCGTCCATTCCCATCAAGAAAGGGGTGAATCGTCTCGAACTGATAGTGAACGAGTGCCGTACGAATCAGTGGGTCGAGTGTGTCCTCTGCGTTCATATACGACTCAAGTGCGGACATCGCCGCATTCATATCCTCTACATTCGGCGGAACATAGCGTGCGTTCTTCAGCGTACTGCCTGCTCCGCCGATCCAGTTCTGCGTGCGCCGAAATTCTCCGGGATATTTCTCCTGCCCGCGCACTCCCTCCATCAGAACACCGTGCATCTCACGAATCAGACGACTGCAGAGCGGCAGCTCTCTGCGGCGGCGCAGTGCGAACTCCNNNNNNNNNNNNNNNNNNNNNNNNNCCGTCGCACGAATGTAGTTCACAACATCCGCCACATCCCGATTCGCATTGACATCCAAAAGCGGGTCAAGCACATCGTCCAGCGTCGCCTGTGTCCCCTCGATCTGGGAGGACAGCAGTGCCTCCTTACGGACATACATCGACATGAACAGCTCCATATTCGGAATGCGTGCAGCAAGCCCCTCCAATACAGCAAGCTGACGGTGCGCAGCGATAAGGAGCTCCACACCCTCGTCCGTAAGTGTAATCGGCGGATCAGGCGGCAGTGGCTGCGGCACAAAGGATGCGTAGGCAAGCTCACCCGTCAAATTCTGCCGCTCGTGTCCTGCTCTTGCTCTCATAACAGCCCCCACATACATATAAACGGAAATTTCTCCTCCCATTATACCTACTATATTTCCGTTTTTCAACAAAATCGGAAATATGCTGCAATGTCAAGGAAAACATCTTGGGCAGATGCCCCTGCATATCTTCTTGTTGCGTAAGTGCGTTTTTGTTATAATAACAGCAGATTATACGGAAAGGAGCACACTGCCATGACGACACTGGCCATCCAGATCAACGATACAAATGCACGCATTCTCGAAAACTATACAAAACTGCGAAATATCACCGTCACTGACTGTATTAACGAGCTCATAGCCGGACTTCATCAAAAAGAACAAAATGAATATCTCGCCATCTTGGAACAGAGCAACTGCGATCTTCGCGAGGGGAGGACGGTTACCAAAACCTTTGCCGAGCTAGAGGCGATGGAAAATGCGTAAAATTACGTTCACAGAAACGGCTTTTGCACAATATCTATACTGGCAGACACAGGATAGACGCACGCTGAAGAAGATCAACCAGCTGCTCCAAAGCATTGATCGTGACGGTGCATTAAACGGGATTGGAAAGCCGGAGCTGCTAAAACACCTTGGCGGTGATTACAGCCGGCGCATCGATGAACAGAACCGACTTGTCTACGCGATGACAGCGGACGCCATCATTGTCAAAGCCTGTAGAGGGCATTACGAAGAATAAGCGTGTCCGAACAACACCAACAAAGAGGTGCTCTCCGAGTCAAAACGACTTCGGAGAGCACCTCTTTGTTGAGAAATTTTCACCGCATCCTACGAATACGCGCGCAACATATCATCGAGCTGCTCAAATGTCGGGGGGGTACTCTCATACTTTTCCTTCGTATAGTCGCCCGATCCATTTTCAAATTGCTGAATGAATCGTGTGAATCCAACCGCGCCCAGAGATTCCGCCAAAACCTGCATCCCCGCCGCCCGTACATCACTCGGGCTATTGACGTTAATATCCATCATGTTCAATCACCTCCGCCAAATACGATACGGGATTCATCACGCGTACATGAAGCCCTGCATTACGGCAGGACTTGAGCAATTTCATATCCGTTGTCAAAAAAACATCGGCGTTACCAAACTCCGCGCTCGCAAGATGCAGACTGTCCATCTCGTGAATTGCAGTCATCTGCCGAATCTCCTCAGCGCGACGACGAGTCTCAGGTGCATAGGTGATGACCTCCGAGGCAATCCGATGCAGCTGCTGTACCTTCGCCTTTTTCACAGGCTCACTGATGCGCTCAATTTCGAGCCGCAAAATACTGCTGTCAAGAATGGTGTCCCCACACGCAGCAGCACGATTTATCAACGAGAGGATCGCCTCACTCTCGTCATGAATGCGTTGTTGTGACTGATCATCAAACGGACGATTGTAGCAACAGCAGTCAAAATATAGACGCATAATCCCTCCAAACGCCATTGTGAGCAGTTTCACTCAGAAACTCGGATACAGCCCATCCCACACGACGCGGCGGTAGTTCGTGCGGTCGGTGTCGCCCTCGGTGGAGATGCAGAGGAGGCGGGCGTCCTTGCCGAGGCCGATGCGGTCGCGCAGATAGTCGAGGCTCGCGTTCTGCATGAGCTCTGCGACGAGTCCCGTGGTGACCGCGCCGCTCTCGCCCGAGACGACGCGCGGGTCGTCGTCAAGCGGGTTGCCAAGGATGCGCATGCCCTTTGCCGCGACCCACTCGGGCACGGAAACGAAGTGATCGGCGTGATCCCTCAGAATCTCCCACGCGATCGGGCTCGGCTCGCCGCAGGAGAGCCCCGCCATGATGGAGTTGATCTCGCCCGTGACGATGCGCGGCGCGCCGTCGTTTGCGGCAGCCGTGCGATAGATGCAGTCCGCGCGTGCGCCGTCCGTATGTGCAAGATGCACCGCCTTGATGGATTCGTTCATCTTGTATTCCGCCCTACCAAATTTCCGCGTAAATTTTCTTCATTATAGCACATATGTAAGCCTTTGGTAAGAAGATATTCCATCATATATTTATGCTTTTTCGTGAATTGCAAGAGCAAGTTGAACAGCGATTTAATTAAGAAACATTTTCAATGGCATACACTTCATCCAAGAACGTGCGAAACAGTTCTGCTAGTGTTTGATAACCAAGCACGCGACGAGGGCGTCTGTTTATCTCATCCGCTATGTTTAGGATGTCCTCGTCACTGTATCCGTCGATTCCCGTTCCTTTGGGAATATATTGGCGGAGGATGCCGTTGTGACGCTCGTTCTGCGAGCGCTCCCATGAGCTGTAGGGGTGGGCGAAGTATACCTTGCCTTGCCGTATATTGTGGAGATCGCCAGCGAGCAGATTGGCGTTCAGGAGTTCCACGTCTAAGCTCATAGTGGATCGTTGTGTGCGCGCATCCAACCCGCGCGGCTATGGCGCGAAGCGAGAACCCCTCGTGGTGCAGTGCCTGTATTTGCCCTCTTTCGTCAAGGGTAAGGTGCTTTCCCGATTTACGAATGACCTCCGTTGTGGTAGAATAGGCGTAATCCATAGTGATTGCTCCTTCGCTGATGTTTTGTAGCAGAATCATTATAGCACGGGAAGTCACTATGGATTTTGTTGTTTGTTTCGCTGTTCAATTTCATTTTACAACGAACCTGGATTTTCTATGCCTCTCATAACACATATTTCCGTTTATCGGCAGAAACGAAAATACATTTCCACAAACAGCGGTATCTCATTCCTTCTTTTTCTATAGAACTCACTTCATAAATATGCTATCATAAAAGAAACGAACAAAAGGAGGTGGTTCGAATGGCAACCGTCACGGTGCCGATTCATGCGCCCGTGATCGACTGGATTATGCAGAATGTCCATGAAGATCAGGTCGCTCCCGATGTACTCGACCAGCTGAACGCATGGAAGACCGGGGAAAAGCAGCCAACACTGAAACAGCTGGAAGCGATGAGCAGGAAAACACGTATTCCATTCGGCTATTTTCTTCTACAGACACCGCCTGACGAGGATATCGCACTTGCCGAATACCGCACCGTAGGAAGTAAAAAAAACCAAAAGCCGAGTCGTGAACTCATCGATATCCTCGATCAGATGACAGCAATTCAGGATTGGATGAGAGATGAACTCAAACGGGAACAATCGGACGCAACTTCTTTTGTCGGAAGTCGCAGCCTCCACGATTCCACGGGCGAGATTGCACAACGGATACGAGATGATCTTGGCCTCAAAACAAACTGGTACAGAGAAGGAAAAAATGCGGAAGATAATTTCAATCGCCTACGCAACACACTCGTACAGCATGGACTCCTCATCTTTACGGGGGGAAAGGTCGGAGCAAATACACATCGTCCACTCGATGTGAAGGAATTCCGTGCGTTTACCCTGATTGATACCCATGCGCCGCTCATCTTTATAAACACAACAGACACAGCAAACGGACGCCTCTTCTCTCTCCTGCATGAAACGGTTCATGTATGGCTCGGCGAAAACAGCCTGTTCAACAATCCCGAATGGTCGGATGAGCGCGTGAGTCTGCTCGAACAGAAGTGCAATGCCGTTGCAGCAGAACTGCTCGTCCCTGCAGCAGATTTTTCCGAAGTATGGGATTCGTCCATTCCTGTTGAAGATATGATAGGACAAGCCGCGCGTCATTTCCGATGCAGTGAAGCGGTGATTCTGCGACGCGCCTATACAACCAAAAAGATACCACGAACTCTCTATACACGTATGCTTGCATTACAAAAAGAACAATGGGAGCAAACAAAAGCTCATAAAAAGAAAAGCGGTGGCGATTTTTACAAAACCTTGCTCTCGAACCTTGATCACCGTTTTCTTACCGCCCTTGAACGGAGCGTAATTCAAGGGAACACACAGGATACAGATGCCTACCGACTGACAGCAACGAATCGCAGAACCTACAGAGGTGCACTTGAGCGGATGGGAGGCATTTGAGTTGAGCAAAAAATACCTCATCGACGCCAATAGTCTGATACGCCCTGCCCGTGCATACTATCCGTTTGATTTTGCCCCATCTTTTTGGCAGCAGCTGCGTCCTAAAATTTCATTGGATAAAATAGCCGTTCTGGATAAGGTGCGCGATGAGATTCTAAAGGGAACAGACGAACTTTCCGCATGGATAAGCGATCTTCCGAACGAATGTATTCTGTCGACGCAGGATATACAAATTATCCAGACGTATAGAGATGTTCTGAGCTTTATTCAGCAAAGCGATCAATACACCGAATCCGCGCTTCGTCTCTGGTCGCGAGAAAATGTTGCTGACCCATGGCTGATCGCCGCCGCCAAAGTATATGGCTATACGCTCCTGAGCTTCGAGCAGTCGGCAGGTCGCATAACGACGCGCTCAAACAATCCGAAACTTCCCGATGTCGCGTGCCATTTCCAAATACCATACACAGCCCTATTTGATATGATGCGACAAGAAGACTTTCGCCTATGACAATGCCCCTGCACCGTTTCGGCGCAGAGGCATTTTGTATCTATATGATAGTCAATAGCTCGGATACAGCCCGTCCCAGACCACGCGACGGTAGTTCGTGCGGTCTGTGTCGCCCTCGGTGGAGATGCAGAGGATGCGGGCATCCTTTCCGAGTCCGATGCTCTCGCGCAGATAGTCGAGGCTCGTGTTCTGCATGAGCTCGGCGACGAG
This window encodes:
- a CDS encoding Fic family protein, translating into EFALRRRRELPLCSRLIREMHGVLMEGVRGQEKYPGEFRRTQNWIGGAGSTLKNARYVPPNVEDMNAAMSALESYMNAEDTLDPLIRTALVHYQFETIHPFLDGNGRIGRLLITLFLMEQNLLSTPALYISYFLKQNRIEYYDRMSEVRRTGNYEQWIMFFLRAVAESAADAIDIIDQLYALRGKNIVKLKENTNKKQLTTLIKLFSYIEAHPIIEVKKTAEVLGVSYNAAARAVGVLMEKGILEQREQVGKTRIYSYEGYLDILRKDL
- a CDS encoding Fic/DOC family N-terminal domain-containing protein yields the protein MRARAGHERQNLTGELAYASFVPQPLPPDPPITLTDEGVELLIAAHRQLAVLEGLAARIPNMELFMSMYVRKEALLSSQIEGTQATLDDVLDPLLDVNANRDVADVVNYIRAT
- a CDS encoding Txe/YoeB family addiction module toxin; the protein is MRKITFTETAFAQYLYWQTQDRRTLKKINQLLQSIDRDGALNGIGKPELLKHLGGDYSRRIDEQNRLVYAMTADAIIVKACRGHYEE
- a CDS encoding ImmA/IrrE family metallo-endopeptidase; this encodes MATVTVPIHAPVIDWIMQNVHEDQVAPDVLDQLNAWKTGEKQPTLKQLEAMSRKTRIPFGYFLLQTPPDEDIALAEYRTVGSKKNQKPSRELIDILDQMTAIQDWMRDELKREQSDATSFVGSRSLHDSTGEIAQRIRDDLGLKTNWYREGKNAEDNFNRLRNTLVQHGLLIFTGGKVGANTHRPLDVKEFRAFTLIDTHAPLIFINTTDTANGRLFSLLHETVHVWLGENSLFNNPEWSDERVSLLEQKCNAVAAELLVPAADFSEVWDSSIPVEDMIGQAARHFRCSEAVILRRAYTTKKIPRTLYTRMLALQKEQWEQTKAHKKKSGGDFYKTLLSNLDHRFLTALERSVIQGNTQDTDAYRLTATNRRTYRGALERMGGI
- a CDS encoding DUF4411 family protein gives rise to the protein MSKKYLIDANSLIRPARAYYPFDFAPSFWQQLRPKISLDKIAVLDKVRDEILKGTDELSAWISDLPNECILSTQDIQIIQTYRDVLSFIQQSDQYTESALRLWSRENVADPWLIAAAKVYGYTLLSFEQSAGRITTRSNNPKLPDVACHFQIPYTALFDMMRQEDFRL